Proteins encoded by one window of Lepeophtheirus salmonis chromosome 3, UVic_Lsal_1.4, whole genome shotgun sequence:
- the LOC121114703 gene encoding tektin-4, whose translation MSGSLYPEASQYKPLDRLPVEDDRNILSTGTDGIETIIEKRPILNSYLPVHPIQRYTLKKWSVDDWNRHNENKYFQANRDKESSRVLREEIKELIRDTDVRANKTQVNNTECLGERIQNIKYWKFELERGIADMTNEISLLNSEIRRLENAIKATEKPTSIARDCLSHRQRRIDNDLVQDEAEKSLLRELEMISNVKDILSKNLQQARERMTACRTAKEILEHDWSDKFMSHRLDSKSVSLKNDRGNHVYKPGVAAYFERESNPENWLEFSQKNLRASEQEREASIRLRGVINCILSQTSGDLRGQADRVEEALNRRIAETEDAVRRLEGELKSTVVEITDLETSISNLNMSHWDKQAPIKVAQSRLTNRHQRPNVEMCRDDPAHGLIEEVRELETSLTRLEVKLSDGEDRLRDLQHSRTAIEKELTVKRNSIQIDRGKCLRIRSRYPSLNTLCGHQ comes from the exons ATGTCTGGAAGTCTTTATCCAGAAGCCTCTCAATATAAGCCATTGGATCGTCTCCCTGTAGAGGATGATAGAAATATCTTATCCACTGGGACAGATGGGATCGAAACAATTATTGAGAAGAGGCCCATATTAAATTCTTATCTTCCAGTGCATCCAATTCAAagatacactttaaaaaaatggtctgTAGATGATTGGAATCGGCACaatgagaataaatattttcaagcaAATAGAGACAAGGAATCGTCCAGAGT atTGAGGGAAGAGATCAAGGAGCTAATTAGAGATACGGATGTGAGAGCAAATAAGACACAAGTCAACAATACAGAATGCTTGGGTGAAAGGATTCAGAATATcaaatattggaaatttgaaTTGGAGAGAGGCATTGCTGATATGACCA acgaaatttcattattaaacaGCGAAATTCGTCGACTAGAAAATGCGATCAAAGCTACAGAAAAACCAACAAGTATAGCTAGAGATTGCCTTTCTCATCGACAACGAAGAATTGATAATGACTTAGTTCAGGATGAAGCTGAAAAATCTTTATTGAGG GAATTAGAGATGATAAGTAACGTGAAGGATATTCTATCAAAGAATCTTCAACAAGCTCGTGAAAGAATGACAGCGTGCAGAACTGCTAAGGAAATTTTAGAGCATGATTGGAGCGATAAG tttATGTCTCATCGATTGGATTCTAAGAGTGTTTCACTCAAGAATGATCGTGGAAATCATGTATATAAGCCAGGAGTTGCTGCATATTTTGAAAG gGAGTCTAATCCAGAGAATTGGTTAGAATTTAGTCAAAAGAACTTACGTGCATCAGAACAG GAACGTGAGGCAAGTATTCGATTAAGGGGTGTCATCAATTGCATCCTCTCTCAAACGAGTGGAGATTTAAGAGGACAAGCTGATAGAGTTGAAGAAGCTCTAAATCGTCGAATAGCAGAGACAGAAGATGCTGTGAGAAGATTAGAAGGAGAATTAAAATCG ACAGTTGTTGAAATAACAGATTTAGAAACATCCATCTCCAACTTGAATATGTCTCATTGGGACAAACAAGCACCAATTAAGGTAGCTCAAAGTCGTTTAACTAATCGGCATCAAAGACCAAACGTGGAAATGTGTAGAGATGATCCGGCAcatgg aCTCATTGAAGAAGTCAGAGAATTGGAAACATCCTTGACTAGACTAGAAGTCAAGTTATCCGATGGAGAGGATCGTCTCCGTGATTTACAACATAGTCGAACTGCAATTGAAAAGGAATTGACCGTAAAAAGGAATTCTATTCAAATTGATAGGGGAAAATGTTTAAGGATTCGATCAAGATACCCTTCGTTGAATACGCTTTGTGGGCATCAGTGA
- the LOC121114424 gene encoding uncharacterized protein → MSSSLPSHISIQGILDNDKIISLSVAPTKKDIIFDRDKIRPSPKSPYMSQIHPFNQENSLDKNEGKNEFDLKDLEKVIKDLDEDIHLEDWDVEDARDRSRSKSEGSSAQYNKLLENMLVGSNLESL, encoded by the exons ATGTCGAGTAGCCTTCCATCACATATCTCAATTCAAGGAATATTagacaatgataaaataatttctctATCTGTCGCTCCTACAAAAAAAGACATCATATTTGATCGag ATAAGATTAGACCTAGCCCCAAATCTCCTTACATGTCTCAAATCCATCCCTTCAATCAAGAAAATAGCCTGGATAAAAACGAaggtaaaaatgaatttgacttGAAGGATTTGGAAAAAGTTATCAAGGATCTTGACGAAGATATCCATTTGGAAGACTGGGACGTGGAGGATGCGAGAGATAGATCAAGGAGTAAATCTGAAGGATCATCAGCTCAATACAATAAATTACTCGAAAATATGTTGGTCGGGAGTAATTTGGAATCTCTCTAA